A window from Cryobacterium sp. PAMC25264 encodes these proteins:
- a CDS encoding transcriptional regulator, translated as MDELDPVIHASARLKISATLATLPVGDQIAFPRLQELLGMTAGNLSTHLRKLEDAGYVDVVKSHQGRTPATYLALSRTGRRAFEDYREALRGLLGESA; from the coding sequence ATGGACGAACTCGACCCCGTCATCCACGCCTCTGCCAGGCTGAAGATCAGTGCTACGTTGGCGACGCTGCCGGTGGGCGACCAGATCGCTTTTCCCCGCCTCCAGGAACTGCTCGGCATGACCGCCGGCAACCTGTCTACGCATCTGCGCAAGCTCGAAGACGCCGGCTACGTCGACGTCGTGAAGTCGCACCAAGGCCGCACCCCGGCCACCTATCTGGCCCTGTCGCGCACGGGCCGGCGCGCATTCGAAGACTACCGAGAAGCCCTGCGCGGGCTGTTGGGAGAATCCGCATGA